The following are encoded together in the Argopecten irradians isolate NY chromosome 5, Ai_NY, whole genome shotgun sequence genome:
- the LOC138323422 gene encoding oxidoreductase-like domain-containing protein 1, whose protein sequence is MNLQGLKKPSGRVLQCYLQQQRLSRQLNTIKQCKSPTQISDMLLSHHLKKTIDINVSPFCVCPMLRGKHYSTSNDAKQESVADEHTDSVLQTATISDKKSSTFTEIVPGKGPPPEPPVDCCMSGCANCVWIKYAEELKDYYSDGTERALREIEKIDNPSLKAFIKLELSLL, encoded by the coding sequence atgAATCTTCAAGGACTAAAGAAACCCTCAGGAAGAGTGTTGCAATGTTATCTGCAACAACAAAGACTTTCAAGACAATTAAATACAATTAAACAATGTAAGTCTCCAACTCAAATATCAGACATGTTACTTTCCCATCATTTGAAAAAGACAATTGATATCAATGTGTCACCATTTTGTGTATGCCCTATGTTGAGAGGAAAACATTATAGCACTAGTAATGATGCAAAGCAAGAGAGTGTAGCAGATGAACATACAGACTCTGTTCTCCAGACTGCCACCATATCTGACAAAAAATCGTCAACATTCACAGAGATAGTACCAGGCAAGGGACCACCACCAGAACCTCCTGTGGACTGCTGTATGAGTGGCTGTGCTAACTGTGTGTGGATTAAATATGCAGAAGAGCTTAAGGACTACTACAGTGATGGCACAGAAAGAGCACTGCgtgaaattgaaaaaattgaCAACCCTTCTCTTAAAGCTTTTATCAAACTAGAACTGAGTCTTTTATGA
- the LOC138323421 gene encoding coiled-coil domain-containing protein 137-like yields the protein MGKIGKPQKSRKHKKVLPFDASLEGDRKSFRQDKSANMPPKNENEQEIPRKVQFFMDHKGSFPTNKPNRRNRFKKRKAVEDHMEKGMTRPMRPGPKFVQHKNESEGKFMARVERETKSVLLTSQLSDKYQLDFEELEKGNITKKKKKMSDAKKMRLQEKKNHKKEKKMEHQKGKRGDFAYLKDKVQFGEVAMAPPTLKTKPKKAPESKDAVPRPGKKSLLLKEIIAENSSSGKSGVSSTREVGQTLKRKHMSLSQQHKMDNERDKAIKLYRQLKDKQNKNPS from the exons ATGGGCAAAATAGGTAAACCTCAGAAGAGCAGGAAACACAAGAAAGTGTTGCCGTTTGATGCATCACTAGAAGGTGATAGGAAGAG ttttagaCAAGACAAATCGGCCAACATGCCACCAAAAAACGAAAATGAGCAAGAAATTCCTAGAAAAGTGCAGTTTTTTATGGACCACAAAGGAAGTTTTCCCACAAATAAGCCAAACCGAAGAAATAGGTTCAAAAAGCGGAAAG ctGTGGAGGATCATATGGAAAAAGGAATGACAAGACCTATGAGACCTGGACCAAAATTTGTTCAGCATAAGAATGAAAGTGAGGGAAAATTCATGGCCAGAGTAGAAAGGGAAACAAAATCTGTTCTTTTGACATCACAGCTTTCAGACAAATACCAG CTGGACTTTGAAGAACTTGAGAAAGGAAACATAacgaagaaaaagaaaaagatgaGTGATGCTAAAAAGAT GAGATTacaagaaaagaaaaatcataagaaagaaaaaaagatggAGCATCAGAAGGGGAAAAGGGGAGATTTCGCCTACCTCAAAG ATAAAGTGCAGTTTGGCGAGGTGGCTATGGCACCACCAACACTGAAGACGAAGCCTAAAAAAGCTCCAGAATCTAAGGATGCCGTTCCTAGG CCTGGTAAGAAATCATTACTTCTGAAGGAAATTATTGCGGAAAACTCAAGTTCAGGGAAAAGTGGTGTGTCCTCGACAAGAGAAGTTGGTCAAACATTAAAGCGTAAACACATGTCTCTTTCACAACAACACAAGATGGACAATGAACGGGACAAGGCAATCAAGTTGTATAGACAGCTTAAGGACAAACAGAATAAAAATCCTAGCTGA
- the LOC138323419 gene encoding histone H1-like, translating into MADSSPKKTTKPKTVSSHPTFLSMAVEAVTNIKDPKGVSVPAIRNFITEKYKTVDVGTLRFRLKQALTKAMEKETIVKSKSTTEKPLLMSRFKLNKEKIIALEKAKAKKEKAKEKERAEKEKSTKTKTVKKTKSTESPKKKVKTAKAKTTPKKATKTKKAPKTPEKKVKPKAKAVTKSAVKAIKTPKKTTKKSASGKMKGK; encoded by the exons ATGGCGGATTCTTCACCCAAGAAAACGACAAAGCCGAAGACCGTTTCTTCACACCCAACCTTTCTATCTATGGCTGTAGAGGCCGTGACCAATATCAAGGACCCCAAAGGTGTGTCTGTGCCCGCCATTCGAAACTTCATCACGGAAAAGTACAAAACTGTCGACGTGGGAACATTGCGCTTCCGGTTAAAACAAGCGCTTACCAAAGCTATGGAGAAAGAGACAATAGTGAAATCGAAATCTACGACAGAGAAACCTCTCTTAATGAGCAGATTCAAACTCAACAAGGAAAAAATTATCGCGCTAGAGAAAGCAAAGGCTAAAAAAGAGAAGGCAAAAGAAAAAGAGAGGGCAGAGAAAGAGAAATCTACAAAGACTAAAACTGTCAAGAAAACAAAATCTACAGAGAGCCCAAAAAAGAAAGTGAAAACTGCAAAGGCAAAAACAACACCAAAGAAAGCAACAAAGACGAAAAAGGCGCCAAAAACGCCTGAGAAAAAGGTCAAACCAAAGGCGAAGGCTGTGACGAAATCTGCAGTAAAG GCTATCAAGACACCAAAGAAAACCACGAAGAAATCTGCAAGTGGAAAAATGaaaggaaaatga